One Apodemus sylvaticus chromosome 14, mApoSyl1.1, whole genome shotgun sequence DNA window includes the following coding sequences:
- the LOC127664466 gene encoding histone H4, with translation MSGRGKGGKGLGKGGAKRHRKVLRDNIQGITKPAIRRLARRGGVKRISGLIYEETRGVLKVFLENVIRDAVTYTEHAKRKTVTAMDVVYALKRQGRTLYGFGG, from the coding sequence ATGTCTGGTCGCGGCAAAGGCGGTAAGGGTCTGGGCAAAGGCGGCGCCAAGCGCCATCGCAAGGTTCTGCGCGATAACATCCAGGGCATCACCAAGCCCGCCATCCGCCGCCTGGCCCGGCGCGGGGGAGTGAAGCGCATCTCCGGCCTCATCTACGAGGAGACCCGCGGCGTGCTGAAGGTGTTCCTGGAGAACGTGATCCGCGACGCCGTCACCTACACGGAGCACGCCAAGCGCAAGACCGTCACCGCCATGGACGTGGTCTACGCGCTCAAGCGCCAGGGCCGCACCCTCTACGGCTTCGGCGGTTAA